TCGATCTGGTCAACAACCGCCTGGCGCCCAACCCCATGGAGCCACGCGCCGCCATCGGTCACTACAACCGGGCCGGCGACGACTACACGCTGTACGTCGCCAACCAGAACCCACACGTCGAACGCCTGCTGATGACGGCGTTTGTCATGGGCCTGCCGGAGCACAAGGTGCGTGTGATCGCCCCCGATGTGGGCGGTGGTTTTGGCGCCAAGATCTTCCTGTACGCCGAAGACGTGTGCCTGACCTGGGCCTCGAAGAAACTGAACCGTCCGATCAAGTGGAACTGCGACCGCTCGGAGGCCTTCCTGTGTGATGCCCACGGCCGCGACCACGTGAGCCACGCCGAACTGGCGATGGACAAAGACGGCAAGTTCCTGGCTTTCCGTGTGCACACCGATGCCAACATGGGTGCTTACCTGTCCACCTTTGCCCCAGCCGTGCCAACCATTCTTTACGCGACGCTGCTGGCCGGTCAGTACAAGACGCCGCAGGTGTATGTGGAGGTGGACGCCTGGTTCACCAACACCTCGCCAGTGGATGCCTACCGAGGTGCCGGGCGCCCGGAAGCCACCTACCTGCTGGAGCGCATCGTGAGCCGCGCGGCCTGGGAAATGGGCGTCAGCCAAGACGAGATCCGCCGCCGCAACTTCATCACCGAGTTCCCCTACCAGACCCCGGTGGCGCTGCAATACGACACGGGTGATTTCATCGCCTGCATGGACAAATCGCAAGAGCTGGCCGACGTCAAAGGGCTGGAAGCGCGCAAGGCCGAATCGAAGGCCAAAGGCTTGCTGCGCGGCGTGGGCTACTCCAGCTACATCGAGGCGTGCGGCCTGGCACCTTCCAACGTGGCCGGTGCGCTGGGCGCCAGGGCGGGCCTGTTTGAATGCGGCGAAGTGCGCGTGCACCCCACGGGCAGTGTCACCGTGTTCACCGGTTCCCACAGCCATGGCCAGGGCCACGAAACCACATTCGCACAGGTTGTGGCCGCCCGCCTGGGCCTCTCGCCCGACCAGGTCGACATCGTGCACGGCGACACCGGCCGCGTGCCTTTCGGTATGGGCACCTATGGTTCGCGCTCCATCTCGGTGGGCGGCGCGGCCATCATGCGTGCGCTCGACAAAATTGAAGCCAAGGCCAAGAAAATCGCGGCCCACCTGATGGAAGCCAGCGATGCCGACATCGACTTTGCTGGCGGCGAGTTCAAGGTCAAAGGCACCGACAAGATGGTCACGTTTGGTCAGGTCGCGTTGACGGCCTACGTGCCACACAACTACCCGCTCGACAAACTGGAGCCCGGTCTGAACGAAACCGCGTTCTACGACCCGACCAACTTCACCTTTCCGGCCGGTACCTACATCTGCGAGGTCGAAGTCGACCCCGCCACCGGTGTGGTGCGCGTGGACCGCTTCACAGCGGTGGACGACTTCGGCACCATCATCAACCCGATGGTGGTTGAAGGCCAGGTGCACGGCGGCGTGGTGCAAGGCATCGGCCAGGCGCTCATGGAGCATTGCGTGTACGACCGCGAAACGGGTCAGTTGGTGACCGGCTCCTACATGGACTACACCATGCCCCGCGCCGACGATTTCCCCAACATCACCATCGGCCACGTGTGCACCCCCTGCACCACCAACCCACTGGGCACCAAAGGTTGCGGCGAAGCGGGGGCCATCGGCTCACCGCCCGCCGTCATCAACGCGGTGCTCGACGCGCTCGCGCCGCTGGGTGTCAAAGACCTGGACATGCCTGCGAGCCCGAACCGGGTCTGGGCAGCGATTCAACAAGCAAAAGCCTGAGGAGAACACACATGTACGCATTCGATTACGAACGCCCCGCCTCCATGGCTGACGCCTTGGCCAAGATCTCGGCCGGTGGCCAGGCCTTGGCCGGTGGTCAAACCCTGATCGCTTCCTTGAAACAACGCCTGGCACAACCGTCCAGCCTGATCGACCTGGCCGGCGTCGCTGAGCTCAGCGGCATCAAGAAAGACGGCAACTCACTGGTGATTGGCGCGATGACGCGCCATGAAACGGTGGCCGACAGCGCCGATGTCAAAGCCCTGATCCCGGCGCTCGCCGCGCTGGCCGGTGGCATTGGCGACCGTCAGGTTCGCGCCATGGGCACCATGGGCGGCTCGGTGGCCAACAACGACCCGGCCGCCTGCTACCCCAGTGCCGTGCTCGGTCTGGGCGCCACCGTGCAGACCAACAAACGCACGATTGCTGCCGACGACTTCTTTCAAGGCATGTACACCACGGCCCTGGAAGAAGGCGAGCTGATTACCGCGATCCACTTCCCTGCGCCTCAGAAAGCGGCCTACGCCAAATTCCGCCAACCCGCCTCCCGCTTTGCGCTGGTCGGCGTGTTCGTGGCGCAAACGGCCAACGGCGTGCGCGTGGCAATCACGGGAGCGGGCAATGGCGTGTTCCGCCATGCCGGCCTGGAGGCTGCGTTGACCAAGAGCTTCACGCCCGAGGCGGTCGAAGGCGTGGCCATCGATGCGAACGAACTCAACGGCGATCTGCATGCCAGCGCGGCCTTCCGTGCCCAACTGGTCAAGGTGCAAACCCAGAAAGCGGTCAAGCAAGCCAATGGTTGAACCAGTTTCCGGTTTCGCCACCATCGACGAACTGACCCACGCCCTCAAAGGCGTGGGTTACCACGCACCGCGCCAGCTCGCCACCTCCGTCTTTCTCGCCATGAAGCTCCAGCGCCCGCTGCTGCTCGAAGGCGAGCCCGGCGTGGGGAAAACCGAGTTGGCCAAGGCGCTGTCGAAAGTGCTTGCCCGCCCCATGTTGCGCTTGCAGTGTTATGACGGCATGGAGCAGCGCGAAGCTTTGTACGAGTGGAACCACACGGCGCAGTTGCTGCACATGCGGGCCGCGCAAGACACCGTGACCGCCGATGAGATCGAACGCGAGGTTTACCAGCCACGCTACCTGATCCGCCGCCCCTTGCTGCAAGCGCTACAGGCGCCTGCGCCCGGCGCGGTCTTGCTGATCGACGAGGTGGACCGCGCCGACGAGCCCTTCGAGGCTTTTCTTCTGGAATACCTGGGCGAATACCAGGTGACCATTCCCGAGCTCGGCACCATCAAGGCCGAAGCCGCCCCGATCACCATCCTCACCAGCAACCGCACCCGCGATCTGAACGACGCGGTCAAGCGCCGCTGCCTCTACCAGTGGATGGACTACCCCGAGCGCGAGCGCGAGCTGGCCATCGTGCAAAGCCAGGTCCCCGAGGCCGGGCCCGCGCTGACCGAGCAGATCACGCAATTCGTTTCGCGTCTGCGCTCCATGCCTTTCGCCAATGCCTTCCAGCGCAGCCCCGGCATCGCCGAGAGCGTGGAGTGGGCCAAGGCTTTGGTGGCGCTGGACACGCTCACGCTGGACCCCGAAGTGGTTCAGGACACGGCGGGCATCTTGTTCAAGCAACGCGAAGACGTGGCCGCCCTCATTCCCCTGATCGACGAGTTGCTGCAGCCTGAACCTGCGTGACGCCAGGATGAAGGGCCGATCCACATGATGAAGCTCGGCGACGCGCGCAGCGGCAAACTGCGCGACAACATCACCGGCTTTGGCCGTGCCTTGCGCCGCGCCGGCGTGCCTGTTGACAGCAGCCGCATCGCCATGGCCATCGAAGCCATCGAGCTCGTCGGCATCGAACGCAAAGACGATCTGCATGCGGCTTTGCGCGCCGTGCTGGTGAGCCGCCAGCAAGATCTGGAGGTTTTTGACCAGTTGTTCGACGCCCTGTTTCGCAACCCCGAATTGGCGCAGCAACTGCTCGCCCAGATGCTGCCCAAAGTGCGCCAGGCCGAGGCGCCCAAGCGCAAGGCCCGCGTGCAGGAAGCCCTCGCAGCGGCCAGGGCTCCCAAAGAAGGCCCGCGCAAGGAGAGCGAAATCCAGCTCGACGCTGCGATGACCGCCAGCGATCAGCAACGCCTGCGCCACGCCGATTTCGCCACCCTCAACGCCAGCGAGTTCCGCCTGATCGAGCGCCTGGTGCGCGATGTGCCCCTGCCCTTGCCACCCGTCCGGGGCCGCCGAACGCGCGCCGGTGTGCGCGGTCAACGGCCACACTGGGCCGCAGCCATGCAACAGGCCCGCCGTTTTGAGGGCGAACTGCTGTGGTTGCCCAAGCGCGCCCGCCGGCCACAGGCCCTGCCCCTGCTCGTTCTGGTGGACGTCTCGGGCTCCATGGAGCGCTACGCCCGCCTGCTACTGGCCTTCTTGCACAACGCCACACAAGGCCGCCCGCGCGCCGCCTTTGCCTTCGGCACCGACCTGACCGACCTGCGCCCCGCCTTCCGGCAACGCGACACCGATCACATGCTCGACATGGCCAACGCGGCCATCGCCGATTTCGCTGGCGGCACCCGCCTGGGTGCCTCGCTGGCCACGCTGCGCGAGCGCCACGCGCGCACGCTGGTGGGCCGCCGAACCGTGGTCGTGCTCATCAGCGACGGGCTGGACACGGGCGAGCCCGACGCACTGAATTCCGAGGTCTTGTGGCTCAAGCGCCACTGCCGCCAGTTGTTGTGGCTCAATCCCCTGTTGCGTTTCGACGGCTACGCGCCATTGGCGAGCGGCGCCAAGGTGCTGCACGAGCACGCCGATGGCATGCTCGCGGTGCACAACCTGAGCCGACTCGAGGACCTCGCACAGGCCATGGCACGGCTCATGCAACGCTGAAACCCGACACCCAAAAACCGTTCCAACAGGAGACCCCCACCATGGACATGACCGGCCAACGCACCCTCAAAGCCACCCAGCAACAAGCCTGGGAAGCCTTGAACGACCCTGAAATCCTGAAGGCCTGCATTCCTGGCTGCAAAAAATTTGAAGCCACCGGCGACAACGCCTATGCCGTGGCCGCGGGCATCAAGATCGGTCCCGTCGCGGCAACGTTCAATGGAAACGTGCAACTCACCGACATCGTCGCGCCCACCAGTTACAAGCTCAACTTCGACGCCCAGGGCGGCGTGGCCGGCTTCGGCAAGGGCGAATCGTCGGTCGAACTCAAACCCCTGCCAGAAGGTTGCGAACTGAACTACACGGTGCACTCCACCGTCGGCGGCAAGATCGCCCAACTGGGCCAGCGCCTGATCGATGGCGTGGCCAAGAACATGGCCGAGGACTTCTTCAAGCGGTTTGAAGCGGCGCTGGAAGAGCGCTACCCCCCAGCTGAAACGCCCGCCGACAGCGGCGCCGCTGCTCCCTCCCCCACGCCTGCCTCGGCGTCGGGAATGCCCACCTGGGTTTGGGCCGCGGGCGCCGTCGCGGTGGCCGTGGTCATCTGGCTGATCAGCCGCTGACATCACACATCAAAGCCATGGAAAACCTCGACCTCACCGTTCTTCGCAACCTGCTGCAATGGCGCCGCGCCGGGCAAAAGGCGCTGCTGGCCACTGTCGTGCGCACCTGGGGTTCATCGCCCCGCCCGGTGGGCTCGATCATGGCACTGTGCGAATCGGGCGCAGTGGTGGGTTCGGTCTCGGGCGGCTGCATTGAAGACGACCTGATCTACCGCTACAGTCGCGCCAACACCCCCCAAGGCTCAGCCGCCATCGAAGGCATCAGCCACGACATCCCCAGCGGGCCGCCCGAGCGAGTGACCTACGGCGTCACCGCAGACGAAGCCCACCGCTTCGGCCTGCCTTGTGGCGGCACGCTGGAGCTGTTGCTGGAATTCAACCCGGAAGTGGCACCGCTGGAAACGCTGGTGCAAACGCTCACCGATGGCCACATGATGGAGCGCCACACGGCCATTGCCACCGGCGAAGTCAAACTCGTACCGGCCAGCAAACCGCAGGCCCTGAGCGACGACGGCACCACACTGCGCAACAGTTTTGGACCCGAATACCGCATGCTGCTGATTGGCGCCGGACAGCTCACCGAATACCTCGCCACCATGGCGCTGTTCTGCGGTTTTGCGGTTACCGTTTGCGACCCGCGAGAAGAGTACCGGGGTAACTGGCAGGTGGCGGGCGTCAAGCTCGACGCCGGCATGCCCGACGACGTCGTGACCGCTTTCAACGTCGACCGGCGCACCTGCGTCATCGCGCTCACCCACGACCCCAAGCTCGACGACCTCGCCCTGCTCGAAGCGCTGGGCAGCGAAGCGTTTTACGTGGGAGCCATTGGCTCACGCCGCAACAACGAAGCCCGGCGGGCCCGCATGATCGAGCATTTCGATCAAACCGAAGACAGCCTGGCTGCCATGCGAGGTCCGATAGGCATCTACATCGGCAGCAAAACGCCACCGGAAATAGCGGTCAGTGTGATGGCCGAAGTCTTGGCGCTGAAAAACGCCGTGCCATTGCCGCGCGACATGCAGGTGGGACCGGCCAAGGAACAGCTGCAACCCGGCAGCGGAACAGCCGCCGTGTGTTTTTCGGGCCAGCGCACGGCCTAACGGGCCCTCTGGCGAAGCGGCACATGAAGGTCATGGCCGCCTTCGATTGGCGGCCCGATCCAGGCCACGGGGCAAGGGTAAACCCCAGTCTCATATGTTTCTGGCCGCCCGCCGAACCCGCTCCAAAACTGATTAAATGAAGGCGGCTCTGGCAACAAGGGCCGCCCATTCCCATGTCCCACAGCAACCCCATCCTTCTACCTGAGCACCAGCGCATGGCCGCGATCGAGCGGGCACGCCAAGCCATATTGCTCGGTCATGGGGCTCACGCTGCGCCTGGATTGGCTCCAGACATCGAGCGATCGTGGCGGCGTTGCCTGACGATGGGCCACGAACCAGACCGCCCGGTTACGTTCGACTGCATTTCATCGAGCAACACACGCCGTGTACTCGATGCGAGCCGTCCCTTGCTGAAGGCAGCCGCCCCGGTGGTGCGAACGCTCACCCGAGCCATGCTGCACACACGGTATTTCGCCATATTGACCAATGCCGACGGCGTGGTCATCGATGTGCATGGCCCGGTGGACCGCAACGACCCGCCTGCTGCGACGCTGGCCCGCGTCGGCATCGACCTGTCGGAAGCCACCGTGGGCACCACGGCCATCGGAACCACACTGGCCGAGCAACAGTCGGTATGGCTGCACCGTGGCGAACACTTCTTTCAGGACAACGCCGTCTTCAGTTGCGCGGGCGCGCCGATCTGGGGCCCCGATGGCCGCTGCGTGGGCATGCTTGATCTGACGGGTGTCAATGTGGTGGAGCAGCCTGCCCTCAAACACCTGGTCACGCAATCGGCCCGCAGCATCGAGAACGCACTCACGCTGGCGCAACCCCATCGGCTGCTGCTGCGACTGAACTGGCCGGGCCGCGTTTTGGGCGACGACAACGACGGTTTGGTCTGCCTGGATGCCGATGGCTACATCACCGGCATGAACCGGCCCGCCATTGAAATGCTGTGCGCTTCGCCCGAAACCATGCAAGCCCATGCCGACAGCGTATTTGCCCTCAGTTGCGCCGACTTGTTCGACGCGGCCAGCCAGCACCGGGGGGCCTTCGAAGTCCCGTTGTGGTCGGGTCTTCGTTTGTTGGCACTGGCTCAACCGCACACGGCGGGACAACTGGGGCAGCACGCATCGGGCCACGGCGTGCCCCTGAAAGACCATGAGATTTCCTTGATCCGCAAAGCCGTGGAAGACGCCCAGGGCAATGTGGGCGCAGCGGCCCGGGCACTGGGCATCAGCCGAGCGACCGTCTACCGCCGCCTTCAGACCAAACGGTCAGGACACTGATTCGCCCGCGCCATACGGGCCCTCCGTCGGCGTGGTTTGTTCCAGCGCCGGTCGCCAGATCAGGGTGCCGTGAGTGTCATGCCCTGCTGCTGGAACAAGCGCAACAGCTCACCGCTTTCCCGTATGGTTTTCAACGCAGCGTCCAGCGCCAGGGCGAGCTCCTTGTTGGTTTTTTTCACGGCCATGCCCACCGGCCAGCCGTTGTTGGGTATGCCGTTGAGCGCCAGCGTTTCCAGCTCGTAGCGGCCAGGTTTCACGCCAGCTACAAGCATCGCGGCTTCAGCCTGCGCGCGCGTCAGGTAGGCCGCAGTTGCCTGCCCATTCAGCACCGCTTCACCCGCCTCCATACCTGTGTTGAAGATGCGAACCTGGTTGCGCAACAACCCTCCGCCATAGCCCATGACAGCGCTGGCAGCGCCCGTGCCACGCTCGGCAGCGATCACGCTGTCCTTGAGATCTTCTGGCCGCTGCACCTGGGCGAGTTTTTCGGTATCTCTCAACAAAACAAAGGACTGCCGCATGTATGGCCCCACCACCAGCACCTGCGGGTTGTTGTTCATCAGATTTTTGTCGACCGGTACCTGCAGCATCACATCAGCGGGACCGTAACCCAGGTAGTGCCCCTTCCAGACCATGTTGCGCAGGTCGTCGTCCATGTTCTCGTCGGCGTCAAACGGCAACAAGGAGAGCTGCAAATGCATGGCCCTGGCCAGGGCACCCGCCACCGCCACATCCAGACCTTGCATATCTGTGACAGGGCCGCCTGCAAAGGGCGCATTGTCTTTGTAAACCGCTACCTTCAACACGCCGCTGGCTCGCACCCTGGCCAGATCGGTCACCTCGGTTTGCGCATGGACCAGCGGCACGACGCCAAGGAACAGGGGCAACAGCAGGCCCATGGCCCACCGCCTCCCCACTGCAAACGGGCCTGGCTTCGCAGGTGCCAAGGCGTGCTCGATCTGTTTTTTCATGAATGGGTCTCCGTTGTCTCGGTGGTTGGTTCCAGCTTCTGCAAAGCGCTCAGCCAGGCAGGCGCACAGGCCTGCTGCGCCCTCAAGGCTCGCGCCGCGTTTCGAGGTAGGTCTTGATCGACCAGATTGCTTCCTGCGTCAGGATGCCTTCAAACGGAGGCATGTAAACGCGGCCGCCACGTGTGCGACCGCGGCGCACCGTCCCCAAAAAGTAGTCATCGATTTCCTGGAAACAGGCGTTCTTTTTGGCTTCGTCTGCCATGCCCACACAATCGGTGTCGATCTTTCTCAGGTCGGGGGAGATGCCACCGGAGATGGCCTCCAGTCCATGGCAGCGCGCGCAATTCTGGTTGTAAGCCGAAGCACCAATGCGCAAAGCTTCGGCGTGGGCCTCGCCCTTGCTGAACGGATTCGTCTCGCGCCACTTGTCCCCCAGTTGCGGCAAAGTGTGTGTGTCGACCGACTGCGGCACCACATCACCGTGGGCAAAAGCCGCAACAGCGATCAAGGCCGTGACGGCAGCAACGCATCCTCGAGCCAGGCCGCGAGAAGAAAGGGTGTTGAATGAAAAGCGCATGGGTGTTGTCTCCAGGTTTCGATTGGGTCTCCCGGCCTTGGATAGCAATATGCAGGCCATCTGCCGTGCTCTTTGCTGTACCCGGACACACAAGCTCATCTGCCCATGAAAACACCCAAAAGTGTCCCAATTTGCATCACTCGCAACAACCCATGCCGCGAAGGTGTCCCGTCCTGGGTCGCAATGTGGTTCGTGCAAGGTTCGGTGCCATTCCCGCCCTTTGCACCGTCGCCCAGCAGAACGCGACAACCCACTTTCCGGCCGATTTCCGTGTCGTTGAGCACATGGCCAGCAAATTGCTTGTTCGAAGTGGAACAGGGCTTGTGTCAGTGTGTTTCACATTGGCGTATCCCCTGTTGATCCCCTGGCTGGACACCAAGACAATACCGATGGAAAACGATCAGAACGAAACCAGCAAACACCTGAGCCGTCAGCCCCGCGCCGAAGACGCCTGGGGCATTGACGTGTGGAACAACAACACCGGGAACCCGGGAGACAACATGACTGCTTCCAAGCCCCGAGAGGCGCGTGGGCTGAGAGCCAGCCCACCTGTGGCCAGTGCCATGGATTCGACCAACCTGATCCATCAGTCGCATCGCCGCTCGCTTGACTACGGCATCACGGCCCACGCCGAGCCCGACTTTTCCAGCCCTTCGCGCGGCCTGCTCAACGACGCACTGGACGAGAACCGCTTTCTCTTCCAGCACGCGGCTCCCGTGATGGAAACGCTCTACGACCAGATCGTCAATACCCACAGCATGGTCTTGCTGACCTCGGCACGCGGCATGGTGCTCCATTCTTTGGGGGACACCGATTTTCTTGAAAAAGCCTCACGCGTGGCGCTCACCCCCGGCATGGATTGGTCAGAAGAGAACAAGGGCACCAACGCCATAGGCACGGCGCTCACCGAAGAAGAAGCCCTCACCGTTCATGGCAACCAGCACTTCATGAACGCCAACAAGGTGTTGACCTGTTCGTGCGCGCCCATCTTTGATCCTTATGGTCAGGTGATCGGCGCGCTCGATGTCACTGGTGACCACCGCAGCTTTCACCAGCACACCCTGGCCCTGGTGCGCATGTCGGCCCAGATGATCGAGAACCACATGTTCGCCGACATCTTCCCCAAGGCCATCCGCATCCATTTCCACACCCGCTCCGAGTTTCTCGGCACGCTGGTGGAAGGCATCGCGGTGTTCTCGCCGGAAGGCCGCTTCATCTCGGCCAACCGCAGCGCCCAGTTTCAGATTGGCCTCCCCTTCGCGGCCCTCAAAGCGCACACCTTCTCGTCCCTGTTTGGCATTCCTGTTTCCGCCTTGAGCGAACTCTTCACCGGCACCACCCCCAACCCCAAACAGCTGTGTCTTCACAACGGCGTTTCGGTCTGGGCACGGGTGAAGCTCAAAGCACAAAACGCCTGGATGGCCCACCCACAGGACGTGCAGCCCCCCCCCACGCCAGCCAACGCCCAGCCTGCTCCGCTCAAGCAAACGGGCAAACGCATGCAGCTGTCATCGCTGCAGTACCTGGACACCGGAGACCCGCAGGTCTCTTCCGTCATTCACAAGCTGCGGCGGGTATCGGGACGTGATATTCCCGTGATGATCCTGGGTGAAACGGGCACGGGTAAAGACCTGTTGGCCCAGGCTATCCATGGCGACTCCAGCCGCTCGGGCCAGCCTTTTGTCTCGGTCAACTGCGCATCGATTCCAGACAACCTGATCGAGTCGGAGCTGTTTGGTTACGAAGAAGGTGCCTTCACCGGTGCGCGCAAGAAAGGCTCTATCGGCAAGATCCTGCAGGCCAATGGTGGAACCCTGTTCCTCGATGAAATTGGCGACATGCCGAAACATCTGCAGGCGCGTTTGCTGCGTGTGTTGCAAGAACGCAAGGTCAACCCGCTGGGTTCGACCAAGGAGATGGAAGTCGATGTCGCTGTGATCAGCGCAACCCACAAAAACGTCAAGGACATGATTGCGCGGGGTGACTTTCGCGAAGACCTGTATTACCGGCTGAATGGCCTGGTGGTGCGTTTGCCCGCCTTGCGTGAACGAACCGACTTCCAGCTGGTGGTGCAGAAGATTCTGAAATCCCTGTGCGAGAACGGCCAGCGTGTGGCCATTTCGCTAACGGTCATGGACCTGCTGCGGCGCTACCACTGGCCCGGCAATTTCCGCCAGCTGCACAACCTGCTGCGCACAGCGGTGGTGATGGCAGGCTGCGAGGGGGAGATCCTCATGGAACATTTGCCTGACGATTTTCTTGAGGAAATCGAGCATGGTTACAACGCACACCTGCCCCCCAATGTGCTGGAAGCCATTGCGCACTCCCATGCCACGGCAACGCCAACGGCCGTGCCATCCACGCCCGATCCCGACGGTCACCGGCTACAAGATGTGGCATTGAGCGCCATGGCCAACATGCTGCGCCTGCACAAAGGCAATGTGTCGGCCGCCGCCAAAGCACTCGGCGTTTCACGCAACACCATCTACCGCAAAAGAGACCAGTTGCCGCCCGACGTGCTGGGCTGAACAAGGTGCCTTGCGTGGGCCCGACCCACGCTGGCTCTAGTTCCCCCGGTCCATCCAGACCGGTTCCAGTTCGCGCCATGCGCGCTGCACATTGAAGGCATGGCGCTCCGCGTAACCGGCCCAGTGCGCGTATGCAGGCATGGGCACCTGACCGGCTTCCTGAGGTTGATGTCCTTCGTCCATCGCTTGCAGAACGCCCTGGCGCAATGCCGTGAGATAGGCCCGCGTTTCGATCAGCGCTTCTGGCAAGGAACCGCGTTCTTGTGAGGAAGACACCACCGCCGACACCACATGCAGGGGTTTCAGTTGATCAAGGTGGTTCAAGGCCAACAGCCACCCCTCCACGCTGCCCTGTGAGAGCTCGGGAATCCGGCCCATGTAGGCCAGGCCGCCCGCCCAGACAATGCGCAACCTGGCGTTCCACAAAACGAGGTCTCCTTCGGTGTGCCCCTGCTCGATCGGCATCACCTGCAAAGCCAGTCGCCCGACCTGCAACACATCACCGCTGTTCAGAACCCGGTCAGGCCAGCGAATGTTCGTGCCGGCCATGGCCGCTTCGCCCGCTTTCCGTTTCAAACTGGCAAGGCAATTCGAACAGCGTTCACGCATGGCGGCAAGCGTGGCAGACGTGGACACAATCGCCGCTTGCCCACCGCGCACCAACTCATCGAATGCCCCATTGGCCAACACGTTTTCAGCGTGCGCATGGGTGTTCACCACCCAGCGCACACGCGCCTGAAACCGGCACACCAC
This region of Hydrogenophaga crassostreae genomic DNA includes:
- a CDS encoding xanthine dehydrogenase family protein molybdopterin-binding subunit — its product is MGASDFANLPHIGESVRRKEDYRFLTGAGQYTDDIVLANMAQCYFVRSPHAHAKIRSINKTAALAAPGVIGILDGQDVAADKINGLPCGWLITSTDGEPMKEPPHPILALDKVRYVGDHVAMVVAETLEQARNAAEMVEVDYEPLAAVVDVRDAQAKGAPAAHDIAPDNHCYKWAIGDKGEVDKAFVGAAHVTKIDLVNNRLAPNPMEPRAAIGHYNRAGDDYTLYVANQNPHVERLLMTAFVMGLPEHKVRVIAPDVGGGFGAKIFLYAEDVCLTWASKKLNRPIKWNCDRSEAFLCDAHGRDHVSHAELAMDKDGKFLAFRVHTDANMGAYLSTFAPAVPTILYATLLAGQYKTPQVYVEVDAWFTNTSPVDAYRGAGRPEATYLLERIVSRAAWEMGVSQDEIRRRNFITEFPYQTPVALQYDTGDFIACMDKSQELADVKGLEARKAESKAKGLLRGVGYSSYIEACGLAPSNVAGALGARAGLFECGEVRVHPTGSVTVFTGSHSHGQGHETTFAQVVAARLGLSPDQVDIVHGDTGRVPFGMGTYGSRSISVGGAAIMRALDKIEAKAKKIAAHLMEASDADIDFAGGEFKVKGTDKMVTFGQVALTAYVPHNYPLDKLEPGLNETAFYDPTNFTFPAGTYICEVEVDPATGVVRVDRFTAVDDFGTIINPMVVEGQVHGGVVQGIGQALMEHCVYDRETGQLVTGSYMDYTMPRADDFPNITIGHVCTPCTTNPLGTKGCGEAGAIGSPPAVINAVLDALAPLGVKDLDMPASPNRVWAAIQQAKA
- a CDS encoding FAD binding domain-containing protein — encoded protein: MYAFDYERPASMADALAKISAGGQALAGGQTLIASLKQRLAQPSSLIDLAGVAELSGIKKDGNSLVIGAMTRHETVADSADVKALIPALAALAGGIGDRQVRAMGTMGGSVANNDPAACYPSAVLGLGATVQTNKRTIAADDFFQGMYTTALEEGELITAIHFPAPQKAAYAKFRQPASRFALVGVFVAQTANGVRVAITGAGNGVFRHAGLEAALTKSFTPEAVEGVAIDANELNGDLHASAAFRAQLVKVQTQKAVKQANG
- a CDS encoding AAA family ATPase — translated: MVEPVSGFATIDELTHALKGVGYHAPRQLATSVFLAMKLQRPLLLEGEPGVGKTELAKALSKVLARPMLRLQCYDGMEQREALYEWNHTAQLLHMRAAQDTVTADEIEREVYQPRYLIRRPLLQALQAPAPGAVLLIDEVDRADEPFEAFLLEYLGEYQVTIPELGTIKAEAAPITILTSNRTRDLNDAVKRRCLYQWMDYPERERELAIVQSQVPEAGPALTEQITQFVSRLRSMPFANAFQRSPGIAESVEWAKALVALDTLTLDPEVVQDTAGILFKQREDVAALIPLIDELLQPEPA
- a CDS encoding vWA domain-containing protein, with the protein product MKLGDARSGKLRDNITGFGRALRRAGVPVDSSRIAMAIEAIELVGIERKDDLHAALRAVLVSRQQDLEVFDQLFDALFRNPELAQQLLAQMLPKVRQAEAPKRKARVQEALAAARAPKEGPRKESEIQLDAAMTASDQQRLRHADFATLNASEFRLIERLVRDVPLPLPPVRGRRTRAGVRGQRPHWAAAMQQARRFEGELLWLPKRARRPQALPLLVLVDVSGSMERYARLLLAFLHNATQGRPRAAFAFGTDLTDLRPAFRQRDTDHMLDMANAAIADFAGGTRLGASLATLRERHARTLVGRRTVVVLISDGLDTGEPDALNSEVLWLKRHCRQLLWLNPLLRFDGYAPLASGAKVLHEHADGMLAVHNLSRLEDLAQAMARLMQR
- a CDS encoding CoxG family protein; the encoded protein is MDMTGQRTLKATQQQAWEALNDPEILKACIPGCKKFEATGDNAYAVAAGIKIGPVAATFNGNVQLTDIVAPTSYKLNFDAQGGVAGFGKGESSVELKPLPEGCELNYTVHSTVGGKIAQLGQRLIDGVAKNMAEDFFKRFEAALEERYPPAETPADSGAAAPSPTPASASGMPTWVWAAGAVAVAVVIWLISR
- a CDS encoding XdhC family protein; translated protein: MENLDLTVLRNLLQWRRAGQKALLATVVRTWGSSPRPVGSIMALCESGAVVGSVSGGCIEDDLIYRYSRANTPQGSAAIEGISHDIPSGPPERVTYGVTADEAHRFGLPCGGTLELLLEFNPEVAPLETLVQTLTDGHMMERHTAIATGEVKLVPASKPQALSDDGTTLRNSFGPEYRMLLIGAGQLTEYLATMALFCGFAVTVCDPREEYRGNWQVAGVKLDAGMPDDVVTAFNVDRRTCVIALTHDPKLDDLALLEALGSEAFYVGAIGSRRNNEARRARMIEHFDQTEDSLAAMRGPIGIYIGSKTPPEIAVSVMAEVLALKNAVPLPRDMQVGPAKEQLQPGSGTAAVCFSGQRTA
- a CDS encoding sigma-54-dependent Fis family transcriptional regulator — its product is MSHSNPILLPEHQRMAAIERARQAILLGHGAHAAPGLAPDIERSWRRCLTMGHEPDRPVTFDCISSSNTRRVLDASRPLLKAAAPVVRTLTRAMLHTRYFAILTNADGVVIDVHGPVDRNDPPAATLARVGIDLSEATVGTTAIGTTLAEQQSVWLHRGEHFFQDNAVFSCAGAPIWGPDGRCVGMLDLTGVNVVEQPALKHLVTQSARSIENALTLAQPHRLLLRLNWPGRVLGDDNDGLVCLDADGYITGMNRPAIEMLCASPETMQAHADSVFALSCADLFDAASQHRGAFEVPLWSGLRLLALAQPHTAGQLGQHASGHGVPLKDHEISLIRKAVEDAQGNVGAAARALGISRATVYRRLQTKRSGH
- a CDS encoding substrate-binding periplasmic protein — encoded protein: MKKQIEHALAPAKPGPFAVGRRWAMGLLLPLFLGVVPLVHAQTEVTDLARVRASGVLKVAVYKDNAPFAGGPVTDMQGLDVAVAGALARAMHLQLSLLPFDADENMDDDLRNMVWKGHYLGYGPADVMLQVPVDKNLMNNNPQVLVVGPYMRQSFVLLRDTEKLAQVQRPEDLKDSVIAAERGTGAASAVMGYGGGLLRNQVRIFNTGMEAGEAVLNGQATAAYLTRAQAEAAMLVAGVKPGRYELETLALNGIPNNGWPVGMAVKKTNKELALALDAALKTIRESGELLRLFQQQGMTLTAP